The following nucleotide sequence is from Pseudomonadota bacterium.
ACGCCGAACCGCTGAGCGGAAACGATACACGCGCCATGATCATGGCCCTCCTCAACGACCAGCAGCGCGACAGGCTCGAGCACGAACGCCAGCTCGACTTCTCGTTCCAGCTGCCCGAGGTGGGCCGCTTCCGCACCAGCCTGTACTTCGCGCGCGGAGAGCTCGAAGGATCGTTCCGCGTTGTGCCCCCTCGTCTGAAGAGCCTGCACGAGCTGAACCTGCCCAAGGTCGTGGAGCGCCTCGCAAGCTGCCCCAGTGGGCTCGTGCTGGTGACCGGGCCGACCGGCGTGGGCAAGACCACCACCATGAACGCGATGATCGAGATGATCAACAATGACAGACGCGTGCGCATCATCACCATAGAAGACCCCATCGAGTTCGTGCATCCCCATCGGCGCTCGGTGATCATTCAGCGCGAGCTCGACAGCGATACCCTCTCGTTCCGCTCCGCGCTCATCGCTGCGCTGCGTCAAGATCCGAACATCATCTGCATCGGAGAGATGCGCGACCTCGAAACAATCTCGACCGCGCTCACCGCGGCCGAGACCGGCCATCTGGTCATCAGCACGCTGCACACCCAGAGCGCCACGCAG
It contains:
- a CDS encoding type IV pilus twitching motility protein PilT; this translates as MNITDLLRHALESEASDLHIVAGIPPSLRIDGEIQFLDAEPLSGNDTRAMIMALLNDQQRDRLEHERQLDFSFQLPEVGRFRTSLYFARGELEGSFRVVPPRLKSLHELNLPKVVERLASCPSGLVLVTGPTGVGKTTTMNAMIEMINNDRRVRIITIEDPIEFVHPHRRSVIIQRELDSDTLSFRSALIAALRQDPNIICIGEMRDLETISTALTAAETGHLVISTLHTQSATQTIDRIIDVFPAHQQAQVRMQLANTLQGVICQQLLPLVGERGRVLAYEVLVATPAIRSLIREGKLQQVPNCITTGREEGMLLMDRCIRTLYEQGVISYDTAVSRCHDPITFKSLNDGYARRDWSA